A portion of the Hyphomicrobiaceae bacterium genome contains these proteins:
- a CDS encoding GDSL-type esterase/lipase family protein → MSAGPGEDTNRFATRLMIRRLASIGIAVIAAVLLGCAGARAADDDTGGSFLNPFPEGEVYKVLVVGDDFADGLLSGLAESFGNDSRLELPKQIRPLSGIMSSKFDNKADEFAQAMANEKADIVVVMVGDSDRVTLRTSDNRRVAVMSPEWRTEYVRRLDKIMKAVKIKNAGVYWVGLPNLSRPIANDQAQGMNEVIRERAYQNGFRYIDAFAGFTDESGSYSAYGPDLAGKIRVLRQGDGVHFTDAGNAKLAHFVEKEMRRDLNRAKADRSIPLAGNEAEQALINPENAVKSPAPSSPAAAEKPAQEEKKTLISAPVADPSGDVAADNAKISMVVTGNNGRPETVSLEIVRPPIPASVVALMTRRQASGQMGDQLVDQIGDGLTLMNSVTPSGQKGPGKLSPSQAPYFRLLVKGERLQPKPGRADDFTWQKPDTSSLERRPSAPRG, encoded by the coding sequence TTGAGTGCAGGTCCCGGTGAGGACACAAATCGGTTCGCGACACGTTTGATGATACGCCGTCTTGCAAGCATAGGTATCGCGGTAATCGCCGCAGTCCTTCTGGGCTGTGCTGGCGCGCGCGCAGCCGATGACGACACAGGCGGCAGCTTTCTCAATCCTTTCCCCGAAGGCGAGGTCTACAAAGTTCTCGTTGTGGGCGATGACTTCGCCGATGGCCTGCTCAGTGGATTGGCGGAGAGCTTCGGCAACGACTCGCGCCTGGAGCTGCCGAAGCAGATCCGGCCCCTTTCCGGCATCATGAGTTCCAAGTTCGATAATAAGGCGGATGAGTTCGCTCAGGCGATGGCGAACGAGAAAGCCGACATCGTGGTGGTCATGGTTGGCGACAGCGACCGCGTAACCTTGCGGACCTCCGACAATCGCCGTGTCGCTGTTATGAGCCCCGAATGGCGTACCGAGTACGTCCGCCGGCTCGACAAGATCATGAAGGCCGTCAAGATCAAGAACGCGGGTGTGTATTGGGTGGGGCTGCCCAATCTATCCCGGCCGATCGCCAACGATCAGGCTCAGGGAATGAATGAAGTCATCCGCGAGCGCGCCTATCAAAATGGGTTCCGCTACATCGATGCCTTTGCCGGGTTCACCGACGAGAGTGGTTCCTATTCTGCTTACGGCCCCGACCTTGCGGGAAAGATCCGTGTTCTGCGCCAAGGCGACGGCGTGCACTTCACCGACGCAGGCAACGCGAAGCTAGCGCATTTCGTGGAAAAGGAAATGCGCCGCGATCTCAACAGGGCGAAGGCGGATCGCTCGATCCCGCTAGCTGGCAATGAGGCGGAGCAAGCACTGATCAATCCCGAAAACGCGGTGAAGTCGCCAGCGCCATCCTCGCCTGCGGCCGCCGAAAAGCCGGCACAAGAAGAGAAGAAGACTCTGATTAGCGCGCCCGTGGCGGATCCGTCGGGAGATGTTGCGGCGGATAACGCTAAGATTTCCATGGTGGTCACTGGCAATAACGGCCGGCCAGAGACCGTCTCATTGGAGATTGTGCGTCCGCCCATTCCCGCATCTGTAGTTGCGCTGATGACGCGGAGGCAGGCCTCCGGCCAGATGGGCGATCAGCTCGTTGACCAGATTGGTGACGGGCTCACGTTAATGAATTCGGTAACGCCTTCGGGTCAGAAAGGCCCTGGCAAGCTCAGCCCCTCTCAAGCACCTTATTTCCGCCTGTTGGTGAAGGGCGAGCGTCTGCAACCGAAACCCGGTCGGGCCGACGACTTTACTTGGCAGAAGCCCGACACGTCCTCGCTCGAGCGTCGACCCTCTGCGCCGCGCGGCTGA
- the galU gene encoding UTP--glucose-1-phosphate uridylyltransferase GalU — translation MSSGSKRIRKAVFPVAGLGTRFLPATKAVPKEMLTVVDRPVIQHVVDEAREAGIEHFIFVTGRNKGVIEDHFDSQFELERTLSERNKRNELDLLARDLPGPGQTSFTRQQAPLGLGHAVWCAREIVGSEPFALLLPDMLHHAERPCLADMIAAYNEHGGNLIAVSPVPEDQTHQYGIVGVTDRKAKVSSITGMVEKPPRGTAPSNLHITGRYILQPEIFDLLADQERGAGGEIQLTDSMIRLMEELKQPFHAVRFDGRIYDCGSKIGFLAANIAYAMARDDLAPSLQAELRRLLG, via the coding sequence ATGTCCAGTGGTTCCAAGCGCATCCGTAAGGCCGTCTTCCCCGTGGCCGGTCTTGGCACCCGCTTCCTGCCTGCTACCAAGGCGGTGCCCAAGGAAATGCTGACCGTAGTCGATCGCCCGGTCATCCAACACGTAGTCGACGAGGCGCGCGAAGCCGGGATCGAGCACTTCATATTCGTCACTGGACGCAACAAGGGCGTGATCGAAGATCACTTCGACAGTCAGTTCGAGCTGGAACGCACGTTGAGCGAGCGCAACAAGCGCAACGAACTCGATCTCCTGGCACGCGACCTGCCGGGTCCTGGACAGACGAGCTTCACGCGCCAGCAAGCCCCACTCGGCCTGGGACATGCGGTGTGGTGCGCGAGAGAGATCGTCGGCAGCGAGCCCTTCGCGCTGCTGCTCCCGGATATGCTTCATCATGCAGAGCGTCCTTGCCTCGCCGATATGATCGCGGCGTACAACGAACATGGCGGCAACTTGATTGCCGTTTCCCCCGTGCCTGAAGATCAGACGCATCAGTATGGCATCGTCGGCGTCACCGATCGCAAGGCAAAGGTCTCCTCCATCACGGGAATGGTCGAGAAGCCGCCGCGCGGGACCGCGCCGTCCAACCTGCACATCACAGGGCGCTACATCCTCCAGCCTGAGATCTTCGACTTGCTGGCCGATCAGGAGCGCGGTGCGGGCGGTGAAATCCAGCTCACCGACAGCATGATCCGTCTCATGGAGGAACTGAAGCAGCCCTTCCATGCCGTGCGCTTCGATGGACGTATTTACGATTGCGGATCGAAGATCGGGTTCCTCGCCGCCAACATCGCCTATGCGATGGCGCGGGACGATCTTGCCCCATCCCTGCAGGCAGAGCTGCGGCGTCTCCTCGGCTAG
- a CDS encoding KpsF/GutQ family sugar-phosphate isomerase has product MQKALTQPRPRTRTAAKRAKPVQSAAVSSALRTLALEKEGLSQLSEDLAASLAPAFRDAVDRLVAVRGRVIVTGIGKSGHVGQKIAATFASTGTPAFFVHPSEASHGDLGMITPQDLILALSWSGETVELKPLIIYSRRFAVPLVSITSRADSALGSQSDVALVLPRSKEACPHGLAPTTSTTMQLALGDCLAIALLEAKGFTAHDFKIFHPGGSLGANLKHVSDIMHKADKLPLTGPNEMMSTAVLTMTAKSFGCLGIIDGKGRLVGVITDGDLRRHIDTDMRKARTGDIMTRKPKSVRPNMLASAALEFMNASCITSLFVVDKSKPVGIIHVHDLLRAGVV; this is encoded by the coding sequence ATGCAAAAAGCCCTTACCCAACCGCGCCCGCGAACCCGCACGGCGGCAAAGCGCGCAAAGCCAGTCCAAAGCGCGGCTGTGAGCTCGGCGCTGCGGACACTGGCCCTCGAAAAAGAGGGACTAAGCCAGCTTTCCGAGGACCTTGCTGCCTCTCTTGCCCCAGCTTTCCGAGACGCCGTGGATAGGCTCGTGGCCGTGCGTGGGCGCGTCATCGTCACCGGCATCGGCAAGAGCGGACATGTCGGTCAGAAGATCGCCGCAACGTTCGCCTCGACGGGGACGCCGGCCTTCTTTGTCCACCCCAGCGAGGCTTCGCATGGCGATCTCGGCATGATCACGCCGCAGGACCTTATCCTGGCGCTCTCGTGGTCGGGTGAAACGGTCGAGCTCAAACCGCTGATCATCTATTCTCGCCGGTTTGCTGTGCCACTCGTCTCGATTACATCGCGCGCAGATTCGGCGCTCGGCAGCCAGTCCGACGTCGCGCTTGTACTACCGCGCTCCAAAGAAGCCTGCCCACATGGCTTGGCCCCCACCACGTCCACGACCATGCAGCTTGCGCTCGGCGACTGCCTCGCTATTGCGCTGCTGGAAGCAAAGGGCTTCACCGCGCACGATTTCAAGATCTTCCATCCCGGCGGTTCGCTCGGGGCGAACCTCAAGCATGTCAGCGACATCATGCATAAGGCCGACAAGCTACCGCTGACCGGACCGAACGAGATGATGTCGACCGCAGTGCTGACCATGACCGCCAAGAGCTTTGGATGCCTTGGCATCATAGATGGCAAGGGGAGGCTCGTCGGGGTCATCACCGACGGCGACTTACGCCGTCATATCGATACCGATATGCGCAAGGCGCGCACAGGCGATATCATGACCCGCAAGCCGAAGTCCGTAAGACCTAATATGCTGGCGTCAGCGGCACTCGAATTCATGAATGCGTCTTGCATCACGTCGCTGTTCGTTGTGGATAAAAGCAAGCCGGTTGGTATCATCCACGTTCACGACCTGCTGCGTGCTGGCGTCGTTTAA
- a CDS encoding outer membrane beta-barrel protein gives MPAHAQETLPLRSTFPAGPSLPSTSRQPSADLDDNYAAPGIPPPVPSDDPTAETEESDGLDPVPGEGQRAVVQDGDPNYPSEPTQPLDGVVDVSEPVAPQDGTDPSVVDTRDTEDIAVFENPPAGYNPLLFQVEDVDPAKNDRLVRRLASLDPYDPVGIRIGSFVLFPEAEIGSSSYSNVFRAPNAVSDWALDLAPAARLVSNWDRHALEFRAIGDLSYYGEYDSENDRAYQLETRGRLDFTSRTNLQAIVNRQFSQESRSALDALSVGSRANQTVDHGEASFNHRFNRLSLQFRGSVSDYTFGDVQNAGQTFSNADRDYTSTEETGRVSWEFKPTLSAFTEVAVNQRNYGEVAQTDLINRSSDGQRYRFGLSFGNTGRILRGEISLGYGVQTPDDHRLKSLDGLIIDGNVAWRVTELTSLLFYASSDVSETTTVDVGGAFYRYLGLEARHAFRPYLIGSAGLSYTTQNSQDGIIEDKEYRATLGAEYYLNRETSLFTRYAHTKFNAIGIESDYNSDEVHIGMIIRR, from the coding sequence GTGCCTGCGCACGCGCAGGAAACGCTGCCATTGCGCTCAACCTTCCCCGCCGGGCCCTCGCTCCCCAGCACAAGTCGCCAGCCGTCAGCTGATCTCGACGACAATTATGCCGCACCTGGTATCCCGCCTCCCGTTCCCAGTGACGATCCCACTGCTGAGACTGAAGAAAGCGATGGGCTTGATCCGGTGCCCGGCGAGGGGCAGCGCGCGGTGGTGCAAGACGGCGATCCAAACTATCCCAGTGAGCCCACCCAGCCGCTCGACGGGGTGGTGGATGTTTCAGAACCCGTGGCGCCTCAGGACGGTACCGATCCGAGCGTCGTCGATACGCGCGATACGGAAGATATCGCAGTCTTCGAGAACCCGCCCGCCGGTTACAACCCGCTCCTGTTTCAAGTCGAGGATGTCGATCCGGCCAAGAACGACCGACTGGTGCGCCGACTGGCAAGTCTGGATCCTTATGATCCCGTCGGCATCAGGATCGGCAGCTTCGTTCTGTTCCCCGAAGCCGAAATAGGTTCGTCGTCGTATTCCAACGTGTTTCGCGCGCCCAATGCGGTTTCGGATTGGGCGCTCGACTTGGCGCCGGCGGCCCGTCTAGTGTCCAATTGGGACCGCCATGCGCTGGAGTTCCGAGCGATAGGCGATCTGAGCTACTATGGTGAATATGACTCCGAAAACGATCGCGCCTATCAGTTGGAGACACGCGGGCGTCTCGACTTCACGAGCCGTACCAACCTGCAGGCCATCGTCAACCGTCAATTCAGTCAGGAAAGCCGCTCTGCGCTCGATGCGTTGAGCGTCGGCTCGCGCGCAAACCAGACAGTGGATCATGGTGAAGCGTCGTTTAATCACCGCTTCAATCGGCTGTCGTTGCAGTTTCGAGGCTCGGTTTCCGACTACACATTCGGCGATGTGCAGAACGCAGGCCAGACGTTCTCCAACGCCGACCGCGACTACACGTCAACGGAAGAGACCGGTCGCGTTTCTTGGGAATTCAAGCCGACGCTGTCGGCGTTTACAGAAGTTGCCGTCAATCAGCGCAACTATGGCGAAGTCGCGCAGACGGACCTCATAAATCGCTCCTCCGATGGCCAGCGTTACCGGTTCGGGCTCTCATTCGGTAACACGGGGCGCATTTTGCGTGGCGAGATTTCGCTCGGCTATGGCGTTCAGACGCCCGATGACCATCGGCTGAAATCTTTGGACGGGCTTATCATCGACGGCAACGTCGCCTGGCGCGTCACCGAACTGACTTCGCTGCTGTTTTACGCAAGCTCGGATGTGTCCGAAACCACAACGGTTGATGTGGGCGGTGCTTTCTATCGCTATCTCGGACTTGAGGCGCGACACGCCTTCCGTCCCTACCTGATCGGATCAGCCGGGCTCTCGTACACCACGCAGAATTCGCAAGACGGCATCATTGAAGACAAGGAATATCGAGCCACGCTTGGTGCGGAGTATTACCTCAACCGAGAGACCTCCCTGTTTACGCGATACGCGCACACCAAGTTCAACGCGATCGGCATCGAGAGCGATTACAATTCCGATGAGGTTCACATTGGCATGATTATCCGGCGTTAG
- a CDS encoding SPFH domain-containing protein, producing the protein MDGIFGGFEIFGFALLALAVWILWSTIKIVPQGFNYTVENLGRYTRTLNPGMHILMPVLERVVHQMNMKEQVMDIPSQDVITRDNAMVRVDGVAFFQILNAAKAAYEVDALEHSIINLTMTNIRTVMGSMDLDELLSNRDQINARLLQVVDAATEAWGVKVTRIEIKDIAPPRDLIDSMARQMKAEREKRAQILESEGLRQSAILKAEGEKQASILSAEGDKQAVVLEAEGRREAAFRDAEARERAAEAEAKATAMVSQAIAEGNVQAINYFVANNYVKALEKLASAPNQKVLMMPLEAASVIGSLAGLAQITGEAFGGGGAGGQPGRPAPKGPSRPSVPPA; encoded by the coding sequence ATGGACGGCATTTTCGGCGGTTTTGAGATCTTCGGATTCGCGCTCCTTGCGCTGGCAGTGTGGATTTTATGGTCCACGATCAAGATCGTGCCGCAGGGTTTCAACTACACCGTTGAGAATCTAGGCCGGTACACGCGCACACTAAATCCTGGAATGCACATCCTGATGCCGGTTCTGGAGCGGGTCGTCCATCAGATGAACATGAAAGAGCAGGTGATGGACATCCCGAGCCAGGATGTCATCACGCGCGATAACGCCATGGTTCGCGTCGACGGCGTCGCGTTCTTTCAGATCTTGAACGCCGCGAAGGCTGCCTACGAGGTCGACGCGCTGGAACATTCGATCATCAACCTGACGATGACGAATATTCGTACCGTCATGGGCTCGATGGATCTCGACGAATTGCTGTCCAACCGTGATCAGATCAACGCTCGCCTGCTCCAAGTCGTTGATGCAGCAACTGAGGCGTGGGGCGTGAAGGTGACGCGCATCGAGATCAAGGATATCGCACCGCCGCGCGATCTGATCGACAGCATGGCTCGCCAGATGAAAGCGGAGCGGGAAAAGCGTGCCCAAATCCTGGAATCGGAAGGCTTGCGGCAGTCCGCGATCCTGAAGGCGGAAGGCGAGAAGCAGGCTTCGATCCTGTCGGCGGAAGGTGACAAACAGGCGGTCGTGCTTGAAGCCGAAGGCCGCCGCGAGGCTGCGTTCCGTGACGCTGAAGCACGCGAACGTGCTGCCGAGGCTGAAGCGAAAGCGACAGCGATGGTTTCGCAGGCGATTGCCGAGGGCAATGTCCAGGCGATCAACTACTTCGTTGCCAACAACTACGTCAAAGCTCTGGAGAAACTGGCGAGCGCACCCAACCAGAAAGTGTTGATGATGCCGCTTGAAGCAGCTTCCGTCATCGGCTCGTTGGCAGGTCTTGCTCAGATCACCGGAGAAGCCTTCGGCGGGGGTGGGGCCGGCGGCCAGCCCGGACGTCCAGCGCCCAAGGGGCCCTCACGCCCTAGCGTGCCGCCGGCTTGA
- a CDS encoding lytic murein transglycosylase produces the protein MIYRARLMHVLFAAAALLFAGAPARAETFDVFVAGLWPDASKAGVSRATFDAAMKGVTPDYKLPDLALPGKPKVDNSGQAEFTKTAADYISKPYMEKLSSQGRSFFAKYKGPLKEIERKTGVDPYILVAIWGRETAYGYHKLPHDAIRVLSTLAYTGRRKDMFRNELIAALRMLQMGVPRSDMKSSWAGAVGLTQFMPSEYLKYADDGDGDGKADIWRSIPDALASAARQLEGKGWKRGQGWGYEVVYGRGADCSLEGPPDERTISKWIDLGFRRADGKPFTKSQKAEVAYLMSPAGTYGPQFLASENFKVIRLYNTSDLYALFVGHLSDRIRGGGDFATPWAEFNQPRTRTVHDLQARLKALGYPMDKIDGKIGSNTRKQIGLYQKSNGLKIDCWPSEPVLSHANTKAER, from the coding sequence GTGATCTATCGGGCTCGGCTGATGCATGTGCTTTTCGCTGCCGCCGCTCTGCTCTTCGCAGGCGCGCCCGCGCGCGCTGAGACGTTCGACGTTTTTGTTGCCGGGCTGTGGCCGGATGCTTCCAAGGCCGGCGTGTCGCGCGCAACATTCGATGCGGCGATGAAAGGGGTCACGCCGGATTACAAGCTGCCCGATCTCGCTTTACCGGGTAAGCCCAAGGTCGATAACTCGGGTCAGGCGGAATTTACAAAAACAGCTGCCGATTACATCTCCAAGCCCTACATGGAGAAGCTGTCGTCGCAAGGGCGCAGCTTCTTTGCCAAGTATAAGGGGCCTCTAAAAGAGATCGAACGCAAGACGGGGGTCGATCCCTACATCCTCGTCGCCATCTGGGGGCGTGAGACGGCTTACGGCTATCATAAGCTCCCGCACGACGCGATCCGCGTCCTTTCCACGCTGGCGTATACCGGACGCCGCAAGGATATGTTTCGCAACGAGCTGATCGCGGCCTTGCGCATGTTGCAGATGGGTGTCCCTCGCTCCGATATGAAATCCTCATGGGCGGGTGCAGTTGGTCTCACCCAATTCATGCCGAGCGAATACCTCAAATATGCCGACGATGGCGATGGCGACGGCAAGGCAGACATCTGGCGTTCGATACCCGACGCTCTCGCATCGGCCGCCCGCCAGCTCGAAGGCAAAGGCTGGAAGCGCGGACAGGGCTGGGGGTATGAAGTCGTCTATGGTCGTGGTGCTGATTGCTCGCTCGAGGGACCGCCTGACGAACGCACCATTTCAAAATGGATCGACCTTGGCTTCCGGCGTGCGGACGGCAAGCCTTTCACCAAGTCGCAAAAGGCCGAGGTGGCATACCTCATGAGCCCGGCGGGCACTTATGGTCCACAGTTTCTCGCGTCGGAGAATTTCAAGGTCATCCGCCTCTACAACACATCGGATCTCTATGCGCTGTTCGTCGGCCACCTGTCTGACCGGATTCGCGGTGGTGGCGATTTCGCAACGCCGTGGGCCGAATTTAATCAGCCGCGGACGCGCACGGTGCATGACCTGCAAGCGCGTCTGAAGGCGCTGGGCTATCCCATGGATAAGATCGACGGAAAAATTGGATCCAACACACGCAAGCAAATTGGGCTTTATCAGAAGTCTAACGGCTTGAAAATCGACTGCTGGCCATCCGAGCCCGTACTTAGCCACGCAAATACAAAGGCTGAGCGTTAG
- a CDS encoding NfeD family protein — protein sequence MQSVSHLIAQFGPWLWFALAALLMVLETLVPGIHFLWFGIAAAIIGVLALLLPIAWPWQIVAFAIISVATVFWVRRYAGDEVADEPTLNVRGAQYVGRKVEVVDAIRNGRGKVRVGDTVWTAEGDDAAQGAEVRVTGVNGTVLVVTPLS from the coding sequence ATGCAATCCGTTTCCCACCTGATCGCGCAATTTGGCCCCTGGCTGTGGTTTGCGCTGGCAGCTTTGTTGATGGTGCTGGAGACACTTGTGCCCGGCATCCATTTCCTGTGGTTTGGCATTGCCGCTGCCATTATCGGGGTCCTGGCACTTCTGCTTCCGATTGCCTGGCCCTGGCAAATCGTAGCCTTTGCGATCATCTCGGTTGCGACCGTGTTCTGGGTTCGTCGCTATGCGGGTGACGAGGTGGCTGACGAACCGACGCTCAACGTGCGCGGCGCGCAATATGTCGGCCGAAAAGTCGAGGTCGTGGATGCCATTCGAAACGGCCGCGGCAAGGTACGTGTCGGCGACACAGTCTGGACGGCGGAAGGCGACGACGCGGCCCAAGGCGCGGAAGTGCGCGTGACAGGTGTCAACGGAACGGTCCTGGTCGTCACGCCGCTATCGTAG
- the hemH gene encoding ferrochelatase, with protein MNDAPRSPSTESDKQHWPAGHPQVKYGRIGVLLLNLGTPDGTSYWPMRRYLKEFLSDTRVIEEPRWKWWPILNLIILTVRPSKKGKDYASIWNNDRNEGPLKTITRSQSDKLTARLADQPNVVVDWAMRYANPTTESRIKALMDQGCDRILLLPLYPQYAAATTATAADQAFRALIKMRWQPAVRVAPSYHDNSAYIDALARSMRTHLSKLDFEPEKIIATFHGMPQKYLEAGDPYHCQCQKTSRLLREKLDVNKDRWLTTFQSRFGNDPWLQPYTDETIMALAKSGVKKLVLVAPGFSADCLETLEELDVENRHIFESNGGEKFAYLPALNDSAEGMDVIEDVVRRELMGWI; from the coding sequence ATGAACGACGCACCACGATCCCCATCAACGGAAAGCGACAAGCAACATTGGCCTGCAGGCCATCCGCAGGTGAAGTACGGTCGTATAGGCGTTCTGCTGCTCAATCTCGGAACGCCGGATGGGACGAGTTACTGGCCGATGCGTCGCTATCTCAAGGAGTTCCTATCCGATACGCGGGTGATCGAGGAGCCGCGCTGGAAGTGGTGGCCAATCCTCAACCTCATCATTCTGACGGTTCGCCCCTCCAAGAAGGGAAAAGACTACGCGTCGATCTGGAACAACGATCGCAATGAGGGGCCGCTCAAGACCATTACCCGCAGCCAGTCAGATAAATTGACAGCGCGATTGGCCGATCAACCCAACGTCGTTGTCGATTGGGCAATGCGTTACGCCAATCCGACGACAGAAAGCCGGATCAAAGCTTTGATGGATCAAGGCTGCGACCGTATTCTATTGCTGCCGCTCTATCCGCAATATGCGGCGGCAACGACGGCAACAGCCGCTGACCAGGCTTTTCGAGCGCTCATAAAGATGCGTTGGCAGCCAGCGGTGCGTGTTGCACCATCCTATCACGACAATTCTGCCTATATCGATGCGCTGGCGCGCTCCATGCGCACGCATTTGTCCAAGCTCGATTTCGAACCTGAAAAGATCATCGCGACATTTCATGGAATGCCGCAAAAGTATCTTGAAGCGGGCGACCCCTATCATTGCCAGTGTCAAAAGACCTCGCGCTTGCTGCGCGAAAAACTGGACGTTAACAAAGATCGTTGGCTGACGACCTTCCAGTCCCGTTTCGGCAACGATCCCTGGCTTCAGCCGTATACGGATGAAACCATTATGGCGCTCGCCAAATCAGGCGTGAAGAAGCTCGTTCTCGTCGCGCCCGGCTTCTCGGCCGATTGTCTTGAGACACTTGAGGAGTTGGATGTCGAAAACCGCCACATATTTGAAAGCAATGGCGGAGAGAAATTCGCTTACCTGCCGGCTCTCAACGATAGCGCCGAGGGTATGGACGTAATTGAGGATGTCGTCCGTCGCGAATTAATGGGGTGGATATAA
- the galE gene encoding UDP-glucose 4-epimerase GalE: protein MSVLVTGGAGYIGSHMVLELLDAGERVVVVDNLSTGFKWAVAEPATLVVGDAGDEDLVKAVIHKHGVTAIIHFAGSIVVPDSVADPLGYYLNNTVKSRALIQSAVDAGVKNFIFSSTAAVYGNPKENPVSEAATPAPMSPYGSSKLMTEIMLQDASRAYDFNAVALRYFNVAGADPKGRSGQSTPRATHLIKVACETALGKRAGMEVFGTDYPTPDGTCVRDYIHVKDLARAHMSALSYLRQGGTTNIFNCGYSKGYSVLEVIEAVKRASSVDFPVKLSPRRPGDPAAIVAGSAKIREQLGWKPENDDLDQIVSQALAWERKLSGPMPPNAA from the coding sequence ATGAGCGTATTGGTCACGGGGGGCGCCGGGTACATCGGCAGCCACATGGTTCTGGAATTGCTTGATGCGGGCGAGCGTGTCGTTGTCGTCGACAATCTTTCGACCGGCTTTAAATGGGCCGTTGCTGAACCGGCGACACTGGTCGTTGGTGACGCCGGCGATGAGGACTTGGTTAAAGCCGTTATTCACAAGCATGGTGTCACGGCCATCATTCATTTCGCCGGTTCGATCGTGGTGCCGGATTCAGTAGCCGATCCGCTGGGCTACTATCTCAACAACACCGTCAAGTCTCGGGCTTTGATTCAGTCGGCTGTCGATGCAGGGGTGAAGAACTTCATCTTCTCATCAACTGCGGCCGTTTACGGCAATCCGAAGGAGAACCCTGTTTCGGAAGCTGCGACGCCTGCGCCTATGTCGCCCTACGGATCGTCGAAGCTGATGACGGAAATCATGCTGCAGGACGCCTCGCGGGCGTACGATTTCAACGCTGTCGCCTTGCGCTACTTCAACGTGGCTGGCGCTGATCCGAAGGGCCGCTCCGGTCAATCGACGCCGCGCGCAACGCACCTCATCAAAGTTGCCTGCGAGACCGCCCTCGGCAAACGGGCGGGCATGGAAGTGTTCGGCACCGACTATCCTACTCCCGACGGCACCTGCGTGCGCGACTACATCCACGTCAAGGATCTTGCGCGAGCCCATATGTCGGCGCTGTCGTACCTGCGGCAGGGCGGGACGACCAACATCTTCAACTGCGGGTATTCCAAGGGGTATTCAGTGCTAGAGGTGATCGAGGCCGTGAAGCGCGCCTCTAGTGTCGACTTCCCCGTGAAGTTGTCGCCGCGCCGTCCGGGCGATCCGGCTGCCATCGTAGCTGGCAGCGCCAAGATCCGTGAACAGCTCGGCTGGAAACCAGAAAACGACGATCTCGACCAGATCGTTTCCCAAGCCCTTGCGTGGGAACGCAAACTTTCTGGTCCAATGCCTCCGAACGCCGCTTGA
- a CDS encoding CHAD domain-containing protein — protein MAYRLKPSNIKAKSIRAIAREQVMRAVAVLSQDPVPPTGVHEARKVVKRLRSLLRLLDPTLRNKELAALYKAIGGLGDQLAGARGAHVLRETVDKLEAHFGSNANATLAPLKSMFACEVEGHAPHLDAARAKRVIDGFARQRRKLDKLKVKRTGFACIVGGLEGTYRKARRAFAHAYSKPEDELFHELRKAVQWHQRHMALLSRAWPEFFNMRIAACRELAELLGDDHDLSELIDLVERRGDDTLDTSGIVALARNRQAELRSAARALSERLFAERPAAFARRMECYWNAAPLISSTPRSQPDTRMVTPLKIGSDGGGSAVRPKAQSDAGAPRLAAKAPK, from the coding sequence ATGGCCTACAGGCTTAAGCCGTCAAACATCAAAGCCAAATCGATACGCGCTATTGCTCGTGAGCAGGTGATGCGCGCGGTCGCGGTCTTGTCTCAAGATCCTGTGCCGCCCACAGGCGTCCACGAAGCGCGCAAAGTCGTTAAGCGGTTGCGATCGCTGCTGCGTTTGCTCGATCCGACGCTGCGCAATAAAGAGCTTGCTGCGCTATACAAGGCGATCGGCGGTCTTGGCGACCAATTGGCCGGGGCGCGTGGGGCGCATGTTCTGCGCGAAACTGTCGATAAGCTCGAAGCTCATTTCGGTTCAAATGCAAATGCGACGCTGGCACCGCTTAAGTCGATGTTTGCCTGCGAAGTGGAAGGGCATGCTCCGCACCTCGACGCGGCACGCGCGAAGCGCGTTATCGATGGCTTCGCTCGGCAAAGGCGCAAGCTGGACAAGCTCAAGGTGAAGCGCACAGGTTTTGCTTGCATTGTTGGCGGGCTGGAAGGGACATATCGGAAGGCCAGAAGGGCCTTTGCGCATGCTTATTCCAAGCCAGAGGATGAGTTGTTCCATGAGCTTCGCAAGGCCGTGCAATGGCACCAGAGGCACATGGCGTTGCTGTCTCGCGCGTGGCCGGAATTTTTCAATATGCGGATCGCAGCGTGCCGCGAGCTTGCGGAGTTGCTGGGCGACGACCACGACCTGTCCGAGCTTATAGACCTGGTTGAACGTCGTGGTGACGATACCCTGGACACCTCGGGGATCGTGGCGCTTGCCCGCAATCGTCAAGCCGAACTGCGCTCGGCCGCGCGGGCTCTTTCGGAGCGGTTATTTGCGGAAAGACCGGCAGCGTTCGCGCGACGTATGGAATGCTATTGGAACGCCGCGCCGTTGATCTCGTCTACGCCGCGTTCACAACCAGATACTCGCATGGTGACGCCTCTCAAGATCGGCTCGGACGGAGGCGGTTCTGCGGTACGTCCTAAAGCGCAGAGTGATGCCGGCGCTCCGAGATTAGCGGCGAAGGCGCCCAAATAG